The following are encoded in a window of Desulfopila inferna genomic DNA:
- the sucD gene encoding succinate--CoA ligase subunit alpha, translated as MSIFINSQTRVLVQGITGKEGQFHTRQCAEYGTNIVAGVTPGKGGQEMDGIPVFNTVAEARRQTGANASMILVPPPFAADAILEATDAGMEMIVCITEGIPVMDMLRIKNYLARKDSRLIGPNCPGIITPGECKIGIMPGQIHKPGGPVGVVSRSGTLTYEVVHQLTQYGLGQTTCIGIGGDPVNGTGFLDCLKAFNEDGATESVVMVGEIGGNAEEEASAWISANMSKPVVGFIAGLTAPPGRRMGHAGAIVSGGQGTAEAKITAMEAGGIHVCRDLGSLGKLCKEVF; from the coding sequence ATGAGCATTTTCATCAATTCTCAAACACGCGTCCTCGTCCAGGGCATTACCGGCAAGGAAGGACAGTTTCACACCCGCCAATGCGCCGAATACGGCACCAATATCGTTGCCGGAGTTACACCCGGCAAAGGCGGCCAGGAGATGGACGGTATTCCCGTCTTCAATACAGTCGCGGAAGCACGCAGGCAGACCGGGGCCAACGCTTCGATGATCCTGGTTCCGCCGCCCTTCGCAGCCGACGCCATTCTTGAGGCAACAGATGCCGGAATGGAAATGATCGTATGTATCACCGAAGGTATTCCGGTGATGGATATGCTACGTATAAAAAATTATCTGGCCCGGAAGGACTCCCGCCTGATAGGCCCGAACTGTCCGGGAATAATCACACCGGGCGAATGCAAGATAGGCATTATGCCCGGGCAGATCCATAAACCCGGTGGGCCGGTCGGCGTTGTCTCCCGTTCGGGAACCCTGACCTACGAGGTAGTTCATCAGCTCACCCAATACGGCCTCGGCCAGACCACCTGCATCGGCATAGGCGGCGATCCGGTCAACGGTACAGGTTTTCTCGACTGTCTCAAAGCCTTCAATGAAGACGGGGCAACCGAGTCGGTTGTCATGGTCGGCGAAATCGGCGGCAATGCCGAGGAAGAGGCCTCCGCCTGGATATCGGCGAATATGAGTAAACCTGTAGTCGGCTTCATTGCCGGCCTCACCGCGCCTCCGGGCAGACGCATGGGTCACGCCGGTGCTATCGTCAGCGGCGGTCAGGGCACGGCGGAAGCCAAGATCACTGCCATGGAGGCGGGAGGCATTCATGTCTGCCGCGATCTCGGCAGCCTTGGTAAACTCTGTAAAGAAGTATTTTGA
- a CDS encoding pyruvate carboxylase subunit B, with protein MSDQVKMTELQYDSDRPKAGNPLKIMDLSIRDGHQSLFATRGRTEDMIPVAEMMDEVGFWAIETWGGATFDTMHRFLNEDPWERLRTLKRYIKKTPFSMLLRAQNLVGYRNYADDLAYAFVDRAAENGMDVFRTFDALNDYRNFETVVKQIKKSGKHFQGCICYTLTEPRLGGDVYNLDYYVNKAKELESMGADTICVKDMAGLMAPYDAYPLVKALKEAVSIPIHLHSHFTSGMSPMTHLKAIEAGVDIIDTCMTPYAYRTSHAAVEPLVMALLGTNRDTGFDIKKLADINEVLEKKVMPKYKHLLDDSKVSIIDINVLLHQTPGGMLSNLVNQLREMDALDKIDEVYKELPRVRKDLGQIPLVTPTSQIVGVQTVNNVLHDTPDERYKMITGQVKDLCYGLYGKTAVPINEEVQKKALKGYPRGEEPITCRPAEVLEPELEKAKAEIGDLAVDMDDLILYAQFPVTGRKFLEWKYGKTEPPESVKPITLEEVAKRDALLKKAKEGKLVEKKGDTPEKTEAVRTFNVFVDQEYFSVEVDPVGGPVVSMPRQNAAPQPAQPTQPASAPANPAPAATSQSANPAPASTSRTGTLLLAPMPGMIVSYAKNIGDKVSKGETVVVLEAMKMENALGAPCDGVIKENSFKSGDTVAKGAVLCVIE; from the coding sequence ATGAGTGACCAAGTAAAAATGACCGAATTACAATATGACAGCGACCGCCCAAAGGCGGGAAATCCTCTGAAAATAATGGACCTGAGTATTCGCGATGGCCATCAGTCACTGTTCGCCACGCGCGGCCGCACCGAAGATATGATTCCGGTCGCCGAAATGATGGATGAGGTAGGCTTCTGGGCTATTGAAACCTGGGGCGGCGCAACTTTCGATACCATGCACCGCTTCCTCAACGAAGATCCATGGGAAAGACTGCGCACCCTGAAGCGCTATATCAAAAAAACCCCTTTCTCCATGCTTCTCAGAGCTCAGAACCTGGTGGGATATCGCAACTATGCCGACGATCTGGCCTATGCCTTCGTCGACCGGGCCGCGGAAAACGGTATGGACGTCTTCAGGACCTTTGATGCGCTCAACGACTACCGCAATTTTGAGACCGTGGTCAAACAGATCAAAAAGAGCGGTAAGCATTTTCAAGGCTGTATCTGCTATACCCTGACCGAGCCACGTCTGGGCGGTGATGTCTATAATCTTGACTATTATGTCAACAAGGCCAAAGAGCTTGAATCCATGGGAGCGGATACCATCTGCGTCAAGGACATGGCCGGACTGATGGCGCCCTATGATGCATATCCTCTGGTCAAAGCTTTGAAAGAAGCGGTATCCATTCCGATCCACCTGCATAGCCACTTCACCTCAGGAATGTCGCCCATGACCCACCTCAAGGCGATTGAGGCCGGTGTCGATATCATAGACACCTGCATGACCCCGTATGCCTACAGGACATCGCATGCCGCCGTCGAACCGCTGGTCATGGCACTGCTGGGAACGAATCGCGACACCGGTTTCGACATCAAGAAACTGGCGGACATCAACGAGGTCCTGGAGAAGAAGGTCATGCCGAAATACAAGCATCTGCTTGATGACTCCAAGGTTTCCATCATTGATATCAACGTTCTCCTGCACCAGACCCCTGGCGGCATGCTCTCGAATCTGGTCAACCAGCTTCGTGAAATGGACGCTCTGGACAAGATCGACGAGGTCTATAAGGAGCTTCCCCGGGTTCGTAAAGATCTGGGCCAGATCCCTCTGGTCACCCCGACAAGCCAGATCGTCGGCGTCCAGACAGTGAACAATGTTCTGCATGACACCCCGGATGAACGCTATAAAATGATCACCGGGCAGGTGAAGGATCTCTGCTACGGCCTCTACGGCAAAACCGCGGTCCCCATCAATGAAGAAGTTCAGAAAAAGGCACTGAAGGGATATCCGCGCGGCGAAGAACCGATCACCTGCCGTCCCGCCGAAGTACTTGAACCCGAACTGGAGAAAGCCAAGGCGGAAATCGGCGACCTTGCCGTTGATATGGACGATCTTATTCTCTACGCCCAGTTTCCGGTGACGGGGAGAAAATTTCTGGAATGGAAATACGGCAAAACAGAGCCGCCGGAAAGCGTCAAGCCTATTACCCTGGAAGAAGTCGCCAAAAGAGATGCACTGCTGAAAAAGGCGAAAGAAGGAAAGTTAGTCGAGAAAAAAGGCGATACTCCTGAAAAAACCGAGGCAGTGCGTACCTTCAACGTCTTCGTCGACCAGGAGTATTTCAGTGTCGAGGTTGATCCGGTGGGCGGTCCAGTGGTCTCCATGCCGCGGCAGAATGCAGCACCCCAGCCTGCACAGCCCACGCAGCCGGCCTCTGCTCCCGCCAATCCAGCGCCGGCGGCAACTTCACAGAGTGCCAATCCCGCACCGGCCTCCACCAGCAGGACAGGTACGCTTCTCTTGGCACCTATGCCCGGTATGATCGTCAGTTATGCCAAAAACATAGGCGACAAAGTCAGTAAGGGTGAAACGGTCGTTGTTCTTGAAGCCATGAAGATGGAAAACGCTTTGGGGGCGCCCTGTGACGGTGTCATCAAGGAAAATAGTTTTAAAAGCGGCGACACTGTGGCTAAAGGTGCTGTTTTGTGCGTTATCGAGTAG
- the meaB gene encoding methylmalonyl Co-A mutase-associated GTPase MeaB → MVKDTQYYIDGVIAGDRLVLARTITLIESSLAGHQALARTIIDSLLPRTGNAVRLGITGVPGAGKSTFIESFGTMLTEMGLRVAVLAIDPSSGRSGGSILGDKTRMEKLAVNDKAFIRPSPSSGTLGGVAGKTRETMLVCEAAGFDVIIIETVGVGQSETTVASMVDFFLVLMIAGAGDELQGIKKGVLEVADAIVINKADRDNVGKAELARKEYQAALHLLMPYSPNWTVPVLTCSALEKVGIEEIWQAVEEHRRALTDSGEFYQKRKDQARQWFGFLLDEGLKDWFYNSAKVKKTIPGLLGEIEQEHTSPTVAAARLLSLLDDTV, encoded by the coding sequence ATGGTTAAGGACACACAGTACTATATCGACGGGGTTATCGCCGGAGATCGTCTCGTGCTTGCCCGTACCATAACACTTATTGAAAGTTCACTGGCAGGGCATCAGGCACTGGCCCGGACTATCATCGACTCCCTTCTTCCCAGAACGGGAAACGCGGTAAGGCTCGGAATCACCGGAGTGCCGGGAGCCGGGAAAAGCACCTTTATCGAAAGCTTCGGGACCATGCTGACCGAAATGGGCCTTCGTGTAGCGGTACTGGCGATAGATCCAAGCAGTGGCCGCAGTGGCGGCTCCATACTCGGCGACAAGACCAGGATGGAGAAGCTGGCCGTCAATGACAAAGCCTTTATCCGACCATCGCCATCCAGCGGGACCCTTGGCGGGGTCGCCGGAAAAACCCGGGAGACCATGCTTGTCTGTGAGGCTGCGGGCTTTGATGTTATCATTATCGAAACTGTCGGTGTAGGCCAGTCCGAAACCACCGTTGCCTCGATGGTCGATTTTTTTCTGGTGCTGATGATAGCGGGAGCAGGCGACGAACTGCAGGGAATAAAGAAAGGGGTGCTCGAAGTAGCCGATGCCATTGTCATCAACAAGGCCGATAGAGACAATGTCGGCAAGGCGGAACTGGCCCGCAAGGAATATCAGGCCGCCCTGCATCTATTGATGCCGTACAGTCCCAACTGGACGGTGCCGGTATTGACCTGCAGTGCTTTGGAAAAGGTTGGGATAGAGGAAATATGGCAGGCCGTCGAAGAGCATCGCCGGGCCCTGACGGATAGCGGAGAGTTCTATCAAAAGCGAAAAGATCAGGCGAGACAGTGGTTTGGGTTTCTCCTTGACGAAGGACTCAAGGACTGGTTTTACAACAGTGCGAAGGTAAAAAAGACCATTCCCGGCCTACTCGGGGAAATAGAGCAGGAACACACCTCGCCTACAGTGGCTGCCGCACGGCTCCTCTCTCTTCTCGACGACACGGTTTAA
- a CDS encoding gamma carbonic anhydrase family protein → MIIKEIRGKKPQFGADCFFADTAVIIGDVEMGNQCSIWFNAILRGDVNYIRMADRVNVQDGAVIHGTYKKSPTNIGSNVSIAHNAIVHGCTIEDNVLIGMGSIVMDDCIVNSNTIIAAGAVVTTGTTVESGCIYAGVPAKKIKDISEELISGQIERIAQSYIKYAGWYK, encoded by the coding sequence ATGATCATCAAAGAAATCAGAGGGAAAAAGCCTCAATTTGGAGCGGACTGTTTTTTTGCCGATACCGCCGTCATAATCGGTGATGTGGAGATGGGAAACCAGTGCAGCATCTGGTTCAATGCCATTCTTCGCGGCGATGTCAACTATATCAGAATGGCGGACAGGGTGAATGTGCAGGATGGGGCTGTGATCCACGGTACCTATAAGAAATCACCAACCAATATCGGCAGTAATGTCTCCATAGCCCATAACGCCATCGTGCATGGCTGCACGATTGAAGACAATGTTCTTATCGGCATGGGCTCCATTGTCATGGATGACTGCATCGTCAATTCCAATACCATTATTGCCGCCGGGGCAGTGGTCACCACCGGGACAACGGTGGAATCCGGCTGCATCTATGCGGGAGTTCCTGCAAAGAAGATCAAGGATATCAGTGAGGAGCTTATCTCCGGTCAAATCGAGCGCATAGCCCAAAGCTATATCAAGTATGCGGGATGGTACAAATAA
- the scpA gene encoding methylmalonyl-CoA mutase, with the protein MSEHPDFDKWKELASKQMKGRPVEELEWMTPEGIRVKPLYTAEDIEGMETVNTLPGMEPYVRGPMATMYAGRPWTIRQYAGFSTAKESNAFYRRALDAGQKGLSVAFDLATHRGYDSDHPRVSGDIGKAGVAIDSVEDMKILFDGIPLDKMSVSMTMNGAVIPILAGYIVAAEEQGVKHEQLTGTIQNDILKEYLTRNTYIYPPVPSMRIISDIMAFSSKNMPKYNTISISGYHMMEAGANSVLQTAFTLADGVEYVKAALKAGMDVDSFAPRLSFFFGIGMNFFMDIAMLRAARFLWHRQMSRFNPKNPKSSMLRTHCQTSGWSLTEQDPYNNVIRTTLEAMSAVLGGTQSLHTNSFDEAIGLPTDFSARIARNTQILIQEETEVCHVVDPLGGSYYVEALTKSIVDEAQKIIDEIEELGGMAKAIESGMPKMRIEESAARKQARIDQGSDVIVGVNKYKLPNEKIDFEVREVPATVRDEQVARLKEIKATRDNNAVEKALADLTRAAESDGNILEAALPAVRARATVGEISDALEKVFGRYVATTRCISGAYSSEFGASGNVIEALRQRTAAFLEKNGRRPRMLVTKMGQDGHDRGIKVIASSYADLGFDVDISPMFQTPAEAAKMAVENDVHVVGASSLAAGHKTLIPALIEELGKLGGEEIMVVAGGVIPPADYDFLYKAGVKAVFGPGTPVPVSADKTLTLLEEKY; encoded by the coding sequence ATGAGTGAACATCCGGATTTCGACAAATGGAAGGAACTTGCAAGCAAACAGATGAAAGGCCGGCCGGTCGAAGAGCTTGAGTGGATGACCCCGGAGGGAATCCGGGTAAAACCGCTGTATACCGCCGAAGACATAGAGGGCATGGAAACCGTCAATACCCTGCCGGGCATGGAACCCTATGTACGGGGACCCATGGCGACAATGTATGCCGGCCGTCCCTGGACCATCCGACAATATGCCGGCTTCTCCACGGCCAAGGAATCAAATGCCTTTTACAGACGGGCTCTGGATGCCGGCCAGAAAGGTCTTTCGGTTGCCTTTGATCTTGCCACTCATCGAGGTTATGATTCTGATCACCCACGGGTTTCCGGCGATATCGGCAAGGCAGGCGTTGCCATCGATTCGGTTGAGGATATGAAGATTCTCTTTGACGGCATCCCCCTGGATAAGATGTCTGTTTCCATGACCATGAACGGTGCCGTTATCCCCATCCTGGCCGGCTATATAGTTGCTGCCGAAGAACAGGGAGTCAAACATGAACAACTTACCGGCACCATTCAGAATGACATTCTCAAGGAATATCTGACCAGGAACACCTATATTTATCCGCCGGTGCCCTCGATGCGGATTATCTCCGATATTATGGCCTTTTCCTCCAAAAACATGCCGAAGTATAATACCATCAGCATCAGCGGCTACCATATGATGGAGGCGGGAGCCAACTCCGTTTTGCAGACCGCATTTACATTGGCTGACGGTGTCGAGTATGTCAAGGCCGCACTGAAGGCCGGCATGGATGTCGATTCCTTTGCGCCCAGACTTTCCTTTTTCTTCGGCATCGGCATGAACTTTTTCATGGATATCGCCATGCTCAGAGCTGCCCGTTTTCTCTGGCACCGGCAGATGAGCAGGTTCAATCCGAAAAATCCCAAATCCTCGATGCTGCGCACTCATTGCCAGACCTCGGGATGGAGTCTGACCGAGCAGGATCCTTACAACAATGTTATTCGCACGACTCTCGAGGCCATGTCCGCGGTTCTGGGCGGCACCCAGTCGCTGCATACAAACTCCTTTGATGAGGCCATTGGCCTGCCCACGGATTTTTCCGCGCGCATTGCCCGCAACACCCAGATCCTCATTCAGGAAGAAACGGAGGTCTGCCATGTTGTCGATCCTCTGGGCGGTTCCTATTATGTCGAGGCGCTGACCAAGAGCATCGTCGACGAGGCGCAGAAGATAATCGATGAGATCGAGGAACTTGGCGGTATGGCAAAAGCCATCGAATCAGGTATGCCGAAAATGCGCATCGAAGAATCAGCTGCCCGTAAGCAGGCTAGAATCGATCAGGGCAGCGATGTTATTGTCGGTGTCAATAAATACAAACTGCCCAACGAAAAGATCGACTTTGAGGTCCGCGAAGTTCCTGCCACCGTCCGTGATGAGCAGGTTGCCAGGCTTAAGGAAATCAAGGCGACACGAGATAATAACGCCGTGGAAAAGGCCCTGGCGGATCTGACCAGGGCGGCCGAGTCGGACGGCAATATTCTCGAGGCAGCGCTGCCTGCGGTCAGGGCCAGGGCAACGGTTGGAGAAATTTCCGATGCATTGGAGAAGGTCTTCGGCAGATATGTCGCCACCACGCGCTGCATCTCGGGAGCCTACTCCTCTGAATTCGGAGCCAGCGGCAACGTGATCGAGGCTTTGCGCCAACGTACCGCCGCCTTCCTGGAAAAGAATGGAAGAAGGCCTCGTATGCTGGTTACGAAAATGGGCCAGGACGGACATGACCGCGGCATCAAAGTCATTGCCAGCTCCTATGCCGATCTGGGATTTGATGTAGACATCAGTCCTATGTTTCAGACGCCGGCCGAAGCTGCCAAGATGGCGGTGGAAAATGATGTCCATGTCGTGGGCGCCTCCAGCCTCGCTGCCGGTCATAAGACCTTGATTCCCGCCTTGATAGAAGAACTCGGCAAGCTGGGCGGTGAGGAAATCATGGTGGTGGCGGGTGGGGTCATCCCTCCGGCGGATTATGATTTTCTTTATAAAGCCGGCGTGAAAGCCGTATTCGGGCCGGGTACCCCGGTACCGGTCTCGGCGGATAAGACACTGACTTTGCTGGAAGAGAAATATTGA
- a CDS encoding sodium ion-translocating decarboxylase subunit beta: MLEALFQFLRNTGFYGLTFGAVLMIGVSCLLLYLAIVKGFEPLLLVPIAFGVLLTNLPFAGLMAPPVLEITDKIVHTAEPGGLLYYLYQGDHLGIFPPLIFLGVGAMTDFGPLIANPKSLLLGAAAQFGIFITFMGAIASGLFTAQEAASIGIIGGADGPTAIFLSSKLAPHLLGAIAIAAYSYMALVPIIQPPIMRLLTTKKERGIKMEQLREVSKKEKILFPIIVTIVVSLIVPPAATLVGMLMLGNLFRECGVVGRLEDTAKNALINIITIFLGVTVGATATAEQFLKVETLAILSLGIVAFAIGTASGVLLAKLMNMVMKIDINPLIGSAGVSAVPMAARVSQVVGQKEEPTNFLLMHAMGPNVAGVIGSAVSAGVLLSLFGN; this comes from the coding sequence ATGCTGGAAGCATTATTCCAATTTTTGCGAAATACCGGATTTTATGGCTTGACCTTCGGTGCGGTGCTGATGATCGGCGTTTCCTGCCTGCTGCTTTATCTGGCGATCGTCAAAGGATTTGAACCCCTGCTGCTCGTTCCCATTGCCTTCGGGGTACTGCTGACAAACCTTCCTTTTGCCGGTCTGATGGCCCCGCCGGTGCTCGAGATAACCGACAAGATAGTCCATACCGCTGAGCCCGGAGGGTTGTTGTATTATCTCTACCAGGGAGATCATCTGGGAATATTTCCACCCCTGATTTTTCTCGGTGTCGGGGCAATGACCGACTTCGGTCCGCTTATAGCCAACCCCAAATCACTGCTGCTTGGCGCTGCGGCCCAATTCGGTATATTCATCACCTTTATGGGGGCAATAGCCTCTGGTTTATTTACTGCGCAGGAAGCCGCATCCATCGGCATTATCGGCGGAGCGGACGGTCCGACGGCAATTTTCCTCTCTTCGAAGCTGGCCCCTCATCTGCTGGGTGCAATAGCAATTGCAGCTTATTCCTACATGGCATTGGTGCCAATTATTCAGCCGCCGATCATGCGGCTGCTGACCACCAAAAAAGAGCGTGGTATCAAGATGGAGCAACTGCGCGAGGTGTCGAAGAAAGAGAAGATCCTCTTCCCCATCATCGTTACCATTGTCGTTTCCCTTATCGTTCCACCGGCGGCGACTCTGGTGGGCATGCTGATGCTTGGGAATCTCTTCAGGGAGTGCGGGGTGGTCGGACGTCTGGAAGATACGGCAAAGAATGCCTTGATCAATATCATCACCATCTTTCTCGGCGTTACCGTTGGCGCAACAGCGACGGCGGAACAGTTTCTCAAGGTGGAAACGCTTGCTATTCTGAGCCTGGGCATCGTCGCTTTTGCCATTGGAACCGCCTCCGGTGTATTGTTGGCAAAGCTGATGAACATGGTGATGAAGATTGATATAAATCCATTGATTGGCTCTGCGGGTGTTTCGGCGGTTCCCATGGCTGCCCGAGTCTCACAGGTGGTGGGCCAGAAAGAAGAGCCTACAAATTTTCTGCTGATGCACGCCATGGGGCCCAATGTAGCGGGAGTTATCGGATCTGCCGTGTCGGCAGGGGTTTTACTTTCATTGTTCGGCAACTGA
- the mce gene encoding methylmalonyl-CoA epimerase — protein sequence MKILKIDHLGIAVNSINDGKNFWSEVLGLEFEGAETVAEQKVTTAFFPVGESEVELLESTSPDGPVAKFIEKRGQGFQHVAFRVENIEEALAELKAKDIQLIDQTPRIGAGGAKIAFLHPKATGGILVELCERS from the coding sequence ATGAAGATTCTGAAAATTGACCATCTTGGTATTGCTGTTAATAGTATTAATGATGGAAAAAATTTCTGGTCCGAGGTTCTGGGACTTGAGTTCGAAGGAGCCGAGACTGTTGCCGAGCAAAAGGTAACCACCGCATTTTTTCCTGTAGGTGAAAGTGAGGTAGAGCTTCTTGAATCCACTTCCCCCGATGGTCCCGTAGCCAAATTCATCGAAAAGAGAGGGCAGGGATTTCAACATGTAGCCTTCCGTGTGGAAAATATTGAAGAGGCCCTGGCCGAACTCAAGGCCAAAGATATTCAGTTGATCGACCAAACTCCCAGAATCGGAGCAGGTGGAGCGAAGATTGCCTTTCTGCATCCCAAGGCCACCGGGGGGATACTGGTTGAATTATGTGAACGGTCTTAA
- a CDS encoding antibiotic biosynthesis monooxygenase family protein produces MAVKIFIKRKASEVHVIELTMLLKKLRGLTLSQPGYISGETLQRIDEPGETMVISTWRSVEDWNKWVNNEKRMMIQGEIDQILDQETEYAIYG; encoded by the coding sequence ATGGCTGTAAAAATATTCATCAAAAGAAAAGCATCTGAAGTACACGTTATCGAACTTACGATGTTGTTAAAGAAACTGCGCGGCCTGACATTGAGCCAACCCGGATATATTTCCGGCGAAACCCTGCAGCGCATAGATGAACCCGGTGAAACAATGGTTATCAGCACCTGGCGATCCGTGGAAGACTGGAACAAATGGGTCAACAATGAGAAAAGGATGATGATTCAGGGTGAAATTGACCAGATTCTCGACCAGGAAACCGAATATGCAATTTATGGGTGA
- a CDS encoding TetR/AcrR family transcriptional regulator: MQDELNPEIRARLEKAVLEVFSHSDFHKASIRDIAEKAGVSFTTIYKHYGSKERLVFAFVDVWMGKLTDRIVDHLQGIEDLKEKLRKVFWLQLDYYERHEGLGRIVFMTLPMKTWMADKNFEQRRMMNLMVDVLRQGQEEGILNNKVRAGVLLDFIMGFVQRSFFMWIQRGKKESLAGQANELFEMVWQGMAQPQSKIQGK; this comes from the coding sequence ATGCAAGATGAATTAAATCCCGAAATACGAGCGCGTCTCGAAAAGGCGGTATTGGAAGTCTTTTCCCATTCCGATTTCCACAAAGCCTCCATCCGTGACATTGCTGAAAAGGCTGGGGTGAGTTTTACCACGATTTACAAACATTACGGCAGCAAGGAACGACTGGTTTTTGCTTTTGTGGATGTCTGGATGGGTAAGCTCACCGATCGAATTGTTGATCATCTTCAAGGGATCGAAGATCTTAAAGAGAAGCTGCGCAAGGTATTCTGGCTGCAGCTTGACTACTATGAGAGGCACGAAGGCCTGGGACGTATCGTTTTCATGACCTTACCTATGAAAACCTGGATGGCCGATAAAAACTTTGAGCAGCGCAGAATGATGAACCTGATGGTCGATGTTCTGCGCCAGGGACAGGAAGAAGGAATACTCAACAATAAAGTTCGAGCCGGTGTACTGCTTGATTTTATAATGGGTTTTGTGCAGCGCAGTTTTTTCATGTGGATTCAGCGGGGCAAAAAAGAGAGCCTTGCCGGGCAGGCGAATGAGTTGTTCGAGATGGTCTGGCAGGGAATGGCTCAACCACAATCAAAAATACAGGGCAAATAG
- a CDS encoding acyl-CoA carboxylase subunit beta: MKANDQLDHLMKLRAEARLGGGQKRIDKIHSEGRYTARERIEMLLDPGSFEEFDMFKLHRCRDFGMEDKQFPGDGVVTGFGTVDNRSVYVFAQDFTVLGGSLSETFAEKICKIMDLAMKNGAPVIGLNDSGGARIQEGIESLAGYSEIFQRNVMASGVVPQISAIFGPCAGGAVYSPALTDFVTMVKKQSYMFLTGPKVVKSVTHEDVTVEELGGAEMHASRSGVSDYAAESGEDAINYIKKLLSFLPQNNLETTPQVPCDDPVTRTSAELNSFIPDNHNEAYDMKEVILQSVDNRDFHEVKETFAPNLITGFARYNGMSVGIVANQPAHLSGVLDIDSSIKGARFVRFCDCFNIPVVTFVDVPGFLPGTAQEYGGVIRNGAKILYAYAEATIPKVTVITRKAYGGAYCVMSSKHLRGDINYAWPTSEIAVMGARGAVGVLYGREAKKQENPAAFLAEKEKEYQDKVANPYVAAQRGYIDDIIEPARTRTRICRALNLIKNKRDTNPMKKHGNIPL; encoded by the coding sequence ATGAAAGCGAACGACCAACTCGATCACCTGATGAAATTACGCGCGGAAGCACGTCTTGGAGGTGGTCAGAAGAGGATTGACAAAATCCACTCCGAGGGACGTTATACGGCGAGGGAGCGCATTGAGATGCTCCTGGATCCCGGCTCTTTTGAAGAATTCGACATGTTCAAGCTCCATAGGTGCCGCGATTTCGGCATGGAAGACAAACAATTTCCCGGCGACGGAGTGGTCACCGGCTTTGGCACCGTAGATAACCGCAGCGTCTATGTCTTTGCCCAGGATTTTACGGTACTGGGCGGCTCTCTTTCTGAAACATTTGCCGAGAAGATCTGTAAAATTATGGATCTGGCTATGAAAAACGGTGCCCCGGTGATTGGATTGAATGATTCAGGCGGTGCCCGCATTCAAGAGGGAATTGAAAGCCTGGCCGGTTACTCGGAAATATTCCAGCGCAACGTCATGGCCTCTGGAGTTGTTCCTCAAATTTCCGCCATTTTTGGACCCTGCGCGGGAGGGGCTGTCTACTCACCGGCTTTGACCGACTTTGTCACCATGGTCAAAAAGCAGTCCTATATGTTTCTCACCGGACCGAAGGTAGTCAAATCCGTCACCCATGAAGACGTCACCGTCGAGGAACTCGGCGGCGCCGAGATGCATGCCAGCAGGAGCGGAGTGAGCGACTATGCCGCCGAATCGGGTGAAGACGCTATAAACTATATCAAAAAATTACTCTCATTCCTGCCGCAGAACAATCTGGAAACCACCCCTCAGGTTCCCTGTGACGATCCGGTCACCAGGACATCTGCGGAACTGAACAGCTTTATTCCCGACAATCATAACGAAGCCTATGATATGAAGGAGGTTATCCTGCAGTCTGTTGACAACCGGGATTTCCATGAAGTCAAAGAGACTTTTGCCCCGAACCTGATCACCGGCTTTGCCCGCTACAACGGTATGAGCGTTGGTATTGTCGCCAACCAGCCGGCCCATCTCTCCGGTGTGCTCGATATAGATTCTTCAATCAAGGGAGCCCGTTTTGTCCGCTTCTGCGACTGTTTCAACATTCCCGTAGTCACCTTCGTCGATGTTCCGGGTTTTCTGCCGGGAACAGCCCAGGAATATGGCGGCGTCATCCGTAACGGTGCAAAAATTCTCTATGCCTACGCCGAGGCCACTATTCCTAAAGTAACTGTTATCACGAGGAAGGCATACGGCGGCGCCTATTGCGTTATGTCTTCGAAGCATCTGCGGGGCGATATCAATTATGCCTGGCCCACTTCGGAAATTGCCGTCATGGGCGCTCGGGGGGCAGTCGGTGTACTCTACGGAAGGGAGGCTAAAAAACAGGAGAATCCAGCCGCCTTTCTTGCGGAAAAGGAGAAGGAGTATCAGGATAAAGTTGCCAATCCATACGTTGCCGCGCAAAGAGGCTACATTGATGACATTATAGAGCCGGCCCGCACCCGTACACGAATCTGCAGGGCATTAAACCTTATCAAGAACAAGCGGGACACCAATCCCATGAAGAAGCATGGCAATATACCTCTGTAA